In Actinomycetota bacterium, one genomic interval encodes:
- a CDS encoding inositol monophosphatase — protein MPSPELSERLAWAEDISGRVGKMLLGSFRSDLESSDKAAGIVTHLDTRAEALIAAELKASFPGDGLLAEEGTELESTTGYRWIADPLDGTTNYVSGLPHFAVSLACLRGPEVVLGVVHSPAMGETFKVVRGERATGPDGPMKAKVTTELKKAVFLLNKCYLPSPALWETVGELLPHIRAFRYLGCISLDIAYVAAGRVDGLILLPSEPWDIAAGLAMLDASGAGFSDLSGGPVPVGQPSGIVACAPELLKQVLPLVHFSN, from the coding sequence TTGCCTAGCCCCGAATTATCCGAACGGCTGGCGTGGGCCGAGGACATCTCGGGCCGGGTAGGCAAGATGCTGCTCGGGTCGTTCCGCAGCGACCTGGAGTCGTCAGACAAAGCCGCCGGCATCGTCACCCACCTCGACACCCGGGCCGAAGCGCTCATCGCCGCCGAGCTCAAGGCGTCGTTCCCCGGCGACGGGCTGCTCGCGGAGGAGGGGACCGAGCTGGAGTCGACCACCGGCTACCGCTGGATAGCCGACCCGCTGGACGGAACCACCAACTACGTCTCCGGCCTTCCTCACTTCGCCGTCTCGCTGGCCTGCCTTCGGGGACCCGAGGTAGTGCTTGGGGTGGTTCACTCCCCGGCAATGGGCGAGACCTTCAAGGTAGTCAGGGGGGAGCGGGCCACCGGCCCCGACGGACCCATGAAGGCAAAGGTAACCACCGAGCTGAAAAAGGCGGTCTTTCTTCTCAACAAGTGCTACCTGCCTTCGCCGGCGTTGTGGGAGACGGTTGGCGAGCTCCTGCCCCACATCCGGGCCTTCCGCTACCTGGGGTGTATCAGCCTGGACATCGCCTACGTGGCGGCCGGTCGGGTCGACGGTCTGATCCTTTTGCCCTCGGAGCCCTGGGACATAGCTGCGGGCCTGGCCATGCTCGACGCCTCCGGAGCCGGGTTTTCGGACCTTTCGGGGGGCCCAGTCCCGGTGGGCCAACCGTCGGGAATTGTGGCTTGTGCCCCCGAACTGTTAAAACAGGTTCTACCGCTGGTACACTTTTCGAACTGA
- a CDS encoding CBS domain-containing protein, which yields MSTVEETMSRAVLRVRPEDTLEQGAQAMIERRTGSAVVTKGSNLVGIVTERDVLRAVANGRVPWSTKISDVMTHDPISVAPDTSTAEAIQVMLKGGFRHLPICVDGALVGLVSLRELLKAQALPLIGTTIAGNSTLSA from the coding sequence ATGTCCACGGTTGAAGAGACGATGAGTCGTGCGGTCTTGCGTGTCAGGCCCGAGGACACACTGGAACAGGGCGCACAGGCCATGATCGAACGGCGCACCGGTTCGGCCGTCGTCACCAAAGGCAGCAACCTGGTGGGCATCGTCACCGAGCGGGACGTCTTGCGTGCCGTCGCCAACGGGCGGGTCCCGTGGAGCACCAAGATCTCCGACGTGATGACCCACGACCCGATCTCCGTTGCACCCGACACCTCGACCGCGGAAGCCATCCAGGTGATGCTGAAGGGCGGGTTCCGCCACCTGCCGATCTGCGTCGACGGAGCACTGGTGGGCCTGGTCTCACTGCGTGAGCTTTTGAAGGCTCAAGCGCTCCCTTTAATTGGGACGACCATCGCCGGAAATAGCACGCTCAGTGCCTGA
- a CDS encoding AAA family ATPase encodes FTGNPGTGKTTVARKMGQILWKLGYIRKGHVVTASRDDLVGQYVGHTAPKTREVIKRAMGGVLFIDEAYNIYRLDNERDYGQETVEMLLEVMENDRQDLVVVMAGYRDKMDRFFSDVPGISSRIAHHVDFPDYNAQELLDIGRMMLDAQRYRFDEDAEKAFTDYIDLRLNRPHFANGRSVRNALDRARMRQAIRLFDSAEAGRKLTKKDLVTIQAEDILASRVFDDLHQTSTSEGNTGNGLAGTNAKSKKTAGAKAKK; translated from the coding sequence CTTCACCGGCAACCCGGGGACCGGCAAGACCACGGTCGCCCGCAAGATGGGCCAGATCCTGTGGAAGCTCGGCTACATCCGCAAGGGCCACGTCGTGACCGCCAGCCGGGACGACCTGGTCGGCCAGTACGTCGGCCACACCGCTCCGAAGACCCGTGAGGTCATCAAGCGGGCCATGGGTGGCGTGCTGTTCATCGACGAGGCGTACAACATCTACCGCCTGGACAACGAGCGGGACTACGGCCAGGAAACCGTCGAGATGCTGCTGGAGGTCATGGAGAACGACCGCCAGGACCTCGTCGTCGTCATGGCCGGGTACCGGGACAAGATGGACCGGTTCTTCTCCGACGTCCCCGGCATCTCCTCCCGGATCGCCCACCACGTCGACTTCCCGGACTACAACGCCCAGGAGCTGCTCGACATCGGCCGCATGATGCTCGACGCCCAGCGCTACCGCTTCGACGAGGACGCCGAGAAGGCATTCACGGACTACATCGACCTCCGCCTGAACCGGCCGCACTTCGCCAACGGCCGTTCGGTCCGCAACGCTCTGGACCGGGCCCGTATGCGTCAGGCGATCCGTCTGTTCGACTCCGCCGAGGCCGGTCGCAAGCTGACCAAGAAGGACCTGGTCACCATCCAGGCCGAAGACATCCTGGCCAGCCGGGTATTCGACGACCTCCACCAGACGTCCACCTCCGAAGGCAACACCGGAAACGGCCTGGCCGGAACGAATGCGAAGTCTAAGAAGACCGCCGGCGCCAAGGCCAAGAAGTAA
- a CDS encoding YceI family protein, which translates to MSINPGTYEFGPQNGKLVVRVFREGMAKKAGHDLIIDVNSWKATADIAENPADSKFTATADVGSMTVREGVGGVKPLSEGDKADIKKNITQKILTSPEISFTSTAVQPNGDAATVTGDMRIMGKTAPATVKLSQEGGKVKGSFSVVQSKWGIKPFQAMMGALKVRDQVDIELEADVPS; encoded by the coding sequence ATGAGTATTAATCCCGGTACATACGAGTTCGGCCCGCAGAACGGCAAGTTGGTAGTACGAGTTTTTCGTGAAGGCATGGCCAAGAAGGCCGGTCACGACCTGATCATCGACGTAAACAGCTGGAAGGCCACCGCGGACATCGCGGAGAACCCTGCAGATTCCAAGTTCACGGCAACTGCCGACGTGGGATCTATGACGGTTCGTGAAGGGGTCGGAGGCGTCAAGCCTCTATCCGAAGGGGACAAGGCGGACATCAAGAAGAACATCACGCAGAAGATCCTGACCTCCCCGGAGATTTCCTTCACCTCCACCGCAGTCCAGCCCAACGGCGACGCAGCCACCGTTACCGGTGACATGCGGATCATGGGCAAGACCGCCCCCGCCACCGTCAAGCTTTCCCAGGAGGGCGGCAAGGTCAAGGGCAGCTTCTCGGTTGTTCAGTCCAAGTGGGGCATCAAGCCTTTCCAGGCAATGATGGGGGCCCTCAAGGTCCGTGACCAGGTGGACATCGAGCTCGAGGCCGACGTTCCTTCGTAG